Proteins encoded in a region of the Neoarius graeffei isolate fNeoGra1 chromosome 3, fNeoGra1.pri, whole genome shotgun sequence genome:
- the sorbs2a gene encoding mucin-2 isoform X6, translating into MNDGSESHLSDSDGWRSHSVTDGLRNGDASNSTLTAKGYRSVRPSLHDKSSPVPGQMALNGSVHSQRPFSPPAQRPPPPIFSPGLEQFQQTRHSEGSESVQRESVSVGETSFSSVTPVARFSEEEKKVSVIKAPHYKGIGPVDDSGLPLAIRTTVDRPKDWYKTMFKQIHMVHKADDDYADTYGATYTVGNNENFDPVHAHPPPRTHTYRPLSRNSNEPSRALPPRELSPVPPPPPPMPSLLQLRSQDLDREKEHPHDPNEWSPPDRKVDTRRYRAEPRSIFEYEPGKSSILEQERPPPKKRLDYTPDCSAHSRAQTSLCLSSSEQPESDSSDYRKRRKSEPFVTQQSTGNEQNARPASRLEPYKSNSLKKPAVRSSPSSPAKAKDQGSDVGHLTPPIRRPTPDREVSSKQRTYLILSSLLHQRQSARAIYDFKAQTSKELSFKKGDAINIVRQIDSNWYEGEHKGRIGIFPISYVEKVVSPERKQPVRPPPPAQLREMGEAVARYNFNADTNVELSLRKGERVILLRKVDKNWYEGRIPGSNKQGIFPVSYVDVIKGSPSKSPGHRVDTYRAQKPHPASLGSAPYPHLQEVTSEWLSLTLGITAFSPSPCSTPVPPTPPPPSIIHYPSTHPVATPSPLSQASATLQPLSMISNSPPPPPLMSPPLLSNPTSLVTDHSHLFNSRNHFPAAHTTPLPKKPISDQNQELYVVDTEVTGHKTLIAEQQQNRDLEILKTHPNPYDKLLTMFLSNQLLQEVESLEPCTPLADKSSKSCVLASANRLPLTKPCQESMSLTSQSENPPDDEGFYGKPSSVLNNRFPEPPKPTTDSFEARLPQLYIQEEGDEPIRSSVFYPINDAPTHEADPCPLVRYLLSKPDHSPSLAPSPPPPLPHESSPISSTRSSSLHLSPPSSPIPLSFGQIAPFSPPTFSSSPAPSPTSEEKPSSSCCSPPPFFLTSLPTSLHSPFSSSYIPPPLRPSSSFSSSRPARSLSPPIPSSHPPFYPSRQPLLPTIPASPPSSPVPPSVQTTPRTIPLSSLAPPTEQTIPPTIPLSSPAPPTEQTTSPTIPLSSPAPPTEQTTPPTIPLSSPAPPTEQTTPPTIPLSSPAPPTEQTTPPTIPLSSPAPPTEQTTPPTIPLSSPVPPTEQTTPPTIPLSSPAPPTEQTTPPTIPLSSPAPPTEQTTPPTIPFSSPAPPTEQTTSPTSPLFYPAPPTEQTTSLTIPLSPPSSPPSSSSSSPPLSPPLVLSSPQSYVVPFSHTPPCFRPLYTPPLSPRSQLRSPHIKRMMQDSLHGAGEPFQAVYNYMPRNEDELELREGDVIDVVEKCDDGWFVGTSRRSRQFGTFPGNYVKTL; encoded by the exons GGTCAAATGGCGCTAAATGGAAGTGTGCACTCACAGAGGCCATTCTCTCCTCCAGCACAACGTCCTCCTCCACCCATCTTTAGTCCTGGTCTTGAGCAATTCCAGCAAACAAGACACTCGG aAGGTTCTGAGTCAGTACAGAGGGAGTCGGTGTCAGTTGGTGAGACGTCATTCAGCAGTGTGACTCCTGTGGCTCGTTTCTCAGAGGAGGAAAAGAAAGTTTCagtgatcaaggcacctcattaCAAGGGCATTGGGCCTGTGGATGATTCGGGCCTCCCTCTCGCTATCCGCACG acTGTAGACAGGCCTAAGGACTGGTACAAGACCATGTTTAAGCAAATCCATATGGTGCATAAAGCAG ATGATGACTATGCAGACACATACGGTGCTACCTACACTGTTGGGAATAACG AGAACTTTGACCCTGTCCACGCCCACCCACCACCTCGGACACACACGTACCGGCCTCTGTCCCGAAACTCCAATGAGCCCAGCAGAGCTCTGCCCCCTCGAGAGTTGAGCCCTGTCCCGCCCCCGCCCCCGCCCATGCCCTCGCTCCTGCAGCTCCGCTCACAAGACCTCGACCGTGAGAAAGAGCATCCGCATGATCC AAACGAATGGAGTCCCCCGGATCGTAAAGTAGACACACGGCGGTATCGCGCTGAGCCACGTAGCATCTTCGAGTACGAACCGGGCAAATCCTCCATCCTGGAGCAAGAGAGACCG CCTCCTAAAAAGAGGCTGGATTACACGCCTGACTGCTCCGCCCACTCCCGTGCCCAG acgtctctctgtctctcgtccTCCGAGCAGCCTGAGAGCGACTCCAG TGACTATAGGAAGAGACGAAAGTCGGAGCCGTTTGTCACTCAGCAAAGCACAGGAAATGAGCAGAATGCTCGTCCAGCCTCGAGACTCGAGCCCTATAAATCCAACAGTCTGAAGAAACCTGCTGTACGTTCCTCGCCTTCCTCTCCAGCAAAAGCAAAAG ATCAGGGCTCTGACGTTGGTCACCTCACACCTCCGATCAGAAGACCTACTCCAGATCGAGAG GTGTCCTCTAAGCAGAGGACATATCTCATATTGTCttctcttctccatcagagacagTCTGCCAGGGCTATTTACGACTTTAAAGCTCAGACCAGCAA agaACTCTCCTTTAAGAAGGGTGATGCAATCAACATTGTCAGACAGATCGACAGCAACTGGTATGAGGGAGAACACAAAGGACGCATCGGGATATTCCCGATTTCTTAcgtcgag AAGGTTGTGTCTCCAGAAAGGAAGCAGCCGGTGCGTCCTCCTCCCCCAGCCCAGCTCCGGGAGATGGGAGAGGCCGTGGCTCGCTACAACTTCAACGCCGATACCAACGTGGAGCTTTCGCTCAGGAAG ggagagagagtgatCTTGCTGAGGAAAGTTGATAAGAACTGGTATGAAGGAAGGATCCCTGGTTCCAATAAGCAGGGGATTTTCCCTGTGTCATATGTTGATGTCATCAAGGGATCCCCTTCTAAAAGTCCTGGCCACCGTGTAGACACATACAGGGCGCAGAAG CCCCATCCTGCTTCCCTTGGCTCCGCCCCTTACCCCCACCTTCAAGAGGTCACCAGTGAATGGCTGTCCCTCACTCTGGGCATCACAGCCTTTTCCCCTTCTCCCTGCAGCACTCCAGTCCCGCCCACTCCACCACCTCCTAGCATCATCCACTATCCCAGTACCCACCCAGTAGCCACTCCTTCACCACTCAGTCAAGCATCAGCCACACTCCAGCCCTTGTCCATGATCTCAAATTCACCTCCACCCCCTCCTCTTATGTCCCCACCTCTTCTATCCAACCCCACCTCTCTTGTGACAGACCACTCCCACTTATTTAACAGCAGGAACCATTTTCCAGCCGCACACACAACACCGTTACCCAAGAAGCCGATTTCAGATCAGAATCAAGAGCTGTACGTTGTAGATACAGAGGTGACCGGACATAAAACACTGATCGCGGAACAGCAACAAAACCGAGACCTAGAGATACTCAAAACCCATCCAAATCCCTACGACAAACTTCTGACAATGTTTCTCAGTAATCAGTTATTGCAGGAAGTGGAATCCCTGGAGCCTTGTACACCATTAGCTGACAAATCATCTAAAAGCTGTGTGCTAGCATCAGCTAATAGGTTACCGCTAACGAAACCATGTCAAGAGTCTATGAGTCTGACCAGCCAATCAGAAAATCCACCTGATGATGAGGGGTTTTACGGGAAACCATCAAGCGTACTGAATAACAGATTCCCAGAACCTCCCAAACCAACAACAGACAGCTTTGAGGCGAGGCTTCCTCAGCTGTACATACAGGAAGAGGGTGATGAGCCTATTAGATCTTCTGTTTTCTATCCTATAAACGATGCTCCGACACATGAG GCCGATCCCTGTCCTCTTGTCAGGTATCTTCTCTCAAAGCCTGATCATTCCCCATCACtggctccttctcctcctcctcctcttcctcatgaGTCCTCCCCTATTTCCTCCACACGCAGTTCTTCCCTCCATCTTTCTCCTCCCTCTTCTCCTATCCCCTTGTCCTTTGGCCAAATTGCCCCATTCTCCCCTCCAACCTTCTCCTCGTCTCCTGCCCCTTCACCTACATCTGAAGAGAAGCCCTCCTCATCCTGTTGCTCCCCTCCTCCCTTTTTTCTTACCTCTCTTCCTACTTCTCTTCATTCTCCTTTTTCTTCATCTTATATACCCCCTCCTCTTCGTCCTTCTTCCTCCTTCTCTTCCTCTCGCCCTGCCCGCTCTCTGTCTCCTCCCATCCCTTCCTCTCATCCTCCGTTTTATCCATCACGGCAACCTCTCCTGCCCACCATCCCTGCCTCTCCACCATCTTCTCCAGTCCCCCCATCAGTGCAAACCACACCTCGCACAATCCCCCTCTCCTCTCTAGCCCCTCCCACAGAACAAACCATACCTCCAACAATTCCTCTCTCCTCTCCAGCCCCTCCCACAGAGCAAACCACATCTCCAACAATTCCCCTCTCCTCTCCAGCCCCTCCCACTGAGCAAACCACACCTCCAACAATTCCTCTCTCCTCTCCAGCCCCTCCCACAGAGCAAACCACACCTCCAACAATTCCCCTCTCCTCTCCAGCCCCTCCCACAGAGCAAACCACACCTCCAACAATTCCCCTCTCCTCTCCAGCCCCTCCCACAGAGCAAACCACACCTCCAACAATTCCCCTCTCCTCTCCAGTCCCTCCCACTGAGCAAACCACACCTCCAACAATTCCCCTCTCCTCTCCAGCCCCTCCCACTGAACAAACCACACCTCCAACAATTCCCCTCTCCTCTCCAGCCCCTCCCACAGAGCAAACCACACCTCCAACAATTCCCTTCTCTTCTCCAGCCCCTCCCACAGAGCAAACCACATCTCCAACAAGCCCCCTCTTCTACCCAGCCCCTCCCACTGAGCAAACCACATCTCTGACAATCCCCCTGTCTCCTCCAAGCTCTCCTCCCTCCAGCAGTTCATCTTCTCCACCCTTGTCTCCTCCTCTTGTCCTCTCCTCCCCTCAATCATATGTTGTCCCTTTCTCCCACACTCCTCCATGTTTTCGTCCTCTCTACACTCCTCCACTGTCCCCTCGGTCACAGCTGCGTTCTCCTCACATCAAG aggatGATGCAGGATTCCCTACATGGAGCTGGAGAGCC GTTCCAGGCCGTGTATAACTACATGCCCCGGAACGAAGATGAGCTGGAGCTGCGAGAGGGCGACGTGATCGACGTGGTGGAGAAGTGTGATGACGGCTGGTTCGTAG GAAC